The region GATTGCAATATTAAGATCCTTCAATTCTCTTGTATATTTCAGGCAGTCTACCGTATTTCGGGAGAAGCGACTGATGGACTTAGTCAGTATCATATCGACTTTTCCATCCCGGCAGTCCTGTATCATGAGGTTGAAGGATTCCCTTTTTGCTGTATTCGTTGCACTGATCAAGTCGTCCGCGTACACCTCAACCAGTTCCCATTCCAGATTGCTTTTGATATAGGAAGTGTAATGCTCGACTTGCATCTCATAACTGGATTCCTGCTCCTCAAATTCCGTAGAAACGCGGCAGTAGGCTGCTACCCTGGTTTTCTGCACCTTCTCCGTTTTCTTCTGCGCCCCGATGGTGCGCTTTGGCGGGATAACTGTGACATTTCCTGCAATCTGCATTATCCGTTCACCCCATTTCTTATCAGGCTGTAGGCGTACTCCGCCTGCCTGACTGGATCTTCATATTTCAGCGTGATTTTTGGAGCGGAAAACTTTGTATAAACCGTTCCTTTCGGCGCGCCTTTCCCTTTGTTCCTGTTACGCCCCAGCGCCTTCTCCCGGCGTATTCGTTCCGCTTCGACCCTGTCGGCCATTTCCTTCGTCAGCATCGGCGGGTAAAAGCCATCGCCGAGATACCGCTCATTCTGTATCAGACGTTTGACCCCGCAGTGGCTCATGGTCAGCCCCACCGATGCCGCCGCCTTTATAAAAGACATCCCGGACAGGTAATTTTCACATATCCGCCGGATAACGGCGGCCTGTTTTTCATTGACCACAGCCCTGCCACCGATGATGTCATAGCCGTATGGTGTATGTTCCATGTCATATCCTTTCCCGGAAAACGGCTCCGCACTTCATGGCAAATCCAATCTCCGTTCTTTTATAAACCACGATGTGATCAACTTGCTCCGTAAAGAGCGCGTCATCAAATTCCGTAAGGGTTCTGCCCTTCGCCGTGTACTTCAGAAGCTGCTCGAGAGTCTCCTGCCTTTCATGCGATCCGCTTACCTGCGCGGTCAGGAGATTCTGCTCGTTTGTGAGCCTCTGCGCTTCTTCCACAAGAGTATCGCTTTCTTCCGCATACACCGCCGGATCGAGAAGCCCCTTCGTGAAGAACTGCGTGATCTGCGCCCTGCGCTCAGCGTTCTTTTCCAGAAGGGATTCCAGTTTGGAAAGCCTGTCCAGTGTATCGGTTTTCATGCCTTCTTTCAGCATTTCCACGTATGGGAGGAGGACTCTGCTCCTGCCCCATGTCAGCTTGTTCATCATCGTGGCGCATGCCGCCTTCACTGGTTCCTCTGGTATGGACTTCATAACGCAGGCGTTCTTATCATCCACATGGCTCGATTGCTCCAGATTGATGTCAGATTTTCGCGGTCGTTCGCGGGAATTTATCAAAGCGTGTTTTTGCCTCGAAACACACCGATTTTTACCCTTGGTATGGATAAGATTGCAGACGGGCTTATGGCTGACGGTATCCTCACCGGCGCTGGCAAGACAAAATGTCACACCAGCACTATCAACAAGATCCTCCTCAACGAGAAGTACATCGGTGACGCGCTCCTGCAAAAGACTTACATCACAGATTTTCTGACGAAGAAGCGCATCAAAAACAACGACACCGTCCCGCAGTACTATGTGAAAGGCGACCACGAGGCCATCATCCCGAAGGACATCTTCCTTCGGGTGCAAGAGGAGCTGGTCCGCAGGCGCGTGGTCCATACCAGCGACAACGGCAAACGGCGCTGCTACTCCTGCAAGCACTGTTTCGCGCAGATCGTTTTCTGTGGCGAGTGCGGCGAATTTTACCGGCGTGTCCACTGGAACAACCGAGGCTGCAAGTCCATCGTCTGGCGGTGCTGCAGCCGCTTGGAGGCCACCGGCCACGCTTGCCACAACCGGACAGTCAATGAAACGCTTCTGGAACAGGTGGTAATCGATGCCATTAACCGGGTGCTCTGCCAGAAGGACGATTTCCTGCAAACGCTACGGGCGAACATAGCTACGGTAGTCCTGCAGGGTGATGCCCTCTCACCGGATGTCATAGACGAGCGGCTGAACAAGCTGCAAAAAGAGCTCCTGAAGAAGGTTAACCAGAAGGACGATTACGACGCCATCGCGGATGAGATTCTCCGCCTCCGGGATCAGCGCAGGCAGGCCGAGGTGGACAGCGTCATCAAGGATGAACAGATGAAGCAAATCCGGGACCTGCAGGATTTCGTCAAGAGCCAGCCTGCCACCATCACAGAGTTTGATGAGACACTGGTCAGCCGCCTAATTGAAAAGATCACCGTCTTCGATGACCACTTTACCGTAGACTTCAAATCCGGCATCACAATCGACATAGAGGCATAAAACAAGGCTCCCATACTACCGTTGATGGCAGTGTGGGAGCCTTGGCCTGTCTCTGTTATCCCATTTTCTTCTTGAAGAAGATGGCCAAAATAACACATACAATGATTCCAATAGCATATGGGATTGCAGTAAAAAAAGCAGCAGATGCAGGGGCACTATAACCGGCATATTGAATACCCCACTTCATGTCGGAGTAGTTATATGCAACAACGGCGCACATAACATCAGACAGAAGAACTGCCATAACCAAAAATACAGTAGATAAAGCCTTCATAAAGATCCTCCTTATTTGTTAGATGTACTCTTAAGGAGCAAAACTGCGCCGGCAATTATGGCCGCAAGGCAGATAATCAGAAATATTCCATCTCCGTCTATGGTAATCATTGATGAATCACTGATTTGGCTTGACGTTGATGGCATAAAAATTGAAA is a window of Amygdalobacter nucleatus DNA encoding:
- a CDS encoding serine integrase family protein, whose product is MEHTPYGYDIIGGRAVVNEKQAAVIRRICENYLSGMSFIKAAASVGLTMSHCGVKRLIQNERYLGDGFYPPMLTKEMADRVEAERIRREKALGRNRNKGKGAPKGTVYTKFSAPKITLKYEDPVRQAEYAYSLIRNGVNG
- a CDS encoding recombinase family protein, with translation MDKIADGLMADGILTGAGKTKCHTSTINKILLNEKYIGDALLQKTYITDFLTKKRIKNNDTVPQYYVKGDHEAIIPKDIFLRVQEELVRRRVVHTSDNGKRRCYSCKHCFAQIVFCGECGEFYRRVHWNNRGCKSIVWRCCSRLEATGHACHNRTVNETLLEQVVIDAINRVLCQKDDFLQTLRANIATVVLQGDALSPDVIDERLNKLQKELLKKVNQKDDYDAIADEILRLRDQRRQAEVDSVIKDEQMKQIRDLQDFVKSQPATITEFDETLVSRLIEKITVFDDHFTVDFKSGITIDIEA